TGGACCTGTCCGGCCTTGGAATTAATGGAGCGGAAACGGTCAATAAATTCCTGGATGTGCGCTATTTCCTTCTGCTGGTTGCGGTAGGCCGCCTGAAGCTGTTCGAAGCGCACGTCCTTCTGTTGGAGGAAGTCCGAGTAGTTGCCGCGGTATTCCACCAGCTCTTCATTGTCGATGTCGTACACGCTCTCCACCAGTTCGTCCATGAAATCACGGTCGTGGGAAATCATCAGGATGGCGCCGGGGTAGTTTTTCAAATATCGCTGGAGCCACAGCAGGGACAGAAGATCCAGGTGGTTGGTAGGTTCGTCCAGCATCAGGAGGTCCGGTTCCAGGACAAGGAGCTTGGCCAGGTACGCGCGCATGATCCAGCCGCCGGACATTTCCCGGGCGGGGCGGTGGAAGTCGCTTTCCCGGAAGGCCAGACCTTTGAGAATTTTTTTGGCCTTGGGCTCCAGCTGGTAGCCGTTGGCGGCGTTGAAGGTGTCAATGGCTTCCGCGTACTCCGGCGTATCTGTCTTGTTGGCGTTTTCCGCCGTCCGGATGATGTGGATGGCCTGTTCCATTTCCGGCGTGATGCCCAGGGCGATTTCCAGCACGGTTTCATCCTTGGGTTCGCTGGCTTCCTGGGGAAGATAGCCTACGATGGCGTATTCATCCATGCTGATGGAGCCTTCGTCCGGCGCGTCTTCTCCCAGAATCATGCGGAACAGGGTGGATTTGCCCGCTCCGTTGGGGCCAACCAGAGCTACCCGTTCCCCCCAGTTAATGGTCATTTCCGTTTCCCTGAACAGGGTTCGTCCGGCGTGGGATTTCGTGAGATTTTTGATTGTCAGCATGGTAAAGAGAGACCGTATTCTACCGGGACGCAAAGGGGAAGGCAAGAGCCGTCAGGGCGGAGGCCGGCATTTTTGAAAGCTTTACTGGATTTTTGCGCGTAGTCTGGTAGCCTTGGCGCGCCATGCCGACCATGCAGACATTCAGGCTTTTGCTTGCTGCCGCCCTTTTGTGCGGATGGAGTTCCTGCTGTACTCCTCCGGCGGAGGATTATCTACAAAAACCTTACGTGCAGCAGCAAATGTCCGGGTTGGCAAATGCCTTCCTGGCGCTGCTTCCGCCGGACCAGGCCGTTCTTCCCGCTGCCGGAGCGGAGGCCAGGTGGCTGGCGGACACGGCTGTAGCCCAGTCCGCCGCGATTGCCCGGGACAACAGGACGGTGCTGTTTGGCTGGCTGAACAACATTCTGGTCAATTCCAACCTGCGCGACAGGGGGCTGTGCTGGCAGGTCCAGCAGGATTTGTACCGGGATCTGCGCCGCCGGCCCGTGAAGTATTTCCGCGTAGGGCTGACGATTCGAGACCGTGGAACGGGCAGGGAGCACAGTTGCGTGTATGTCAATGCCGCCGGGAAGGGATTGCAGGGTTCCATTGTGCTGGATGCCTGGAAGAACTGCGGCCATCTGGTGACGCTGACCCAGAAAGACCGGGAAGGCGGCAAATGGGAGGAAGACTGGCGGGAGCCGTTTGTTTCCAAAGCCTTTCCGGAGGGGCATTCCTACGGCATGGAACATCACCTGGTCTGGCCCGGGTGGGCCAGGAAACGCCCCATGCTGGTTCAACGGATATTCCAGTCTGACCAGCGGAATGAGGCGAAGGCGGGCGCCTCTGAATAAAGGAACCGCCTGCTCCGGCCGGAGCAGGTACACGGCGCTGCGCGACGGCGGTTGACGCCTGCGCGGCCGTATATGCAGGCGCCTGTTGCGGCACCGCCATTTTTAAGTAACATTCCGGCGGAATCGGCAAATGGCGGCGGGAGCCAGGGTTCAGGGCAAATAAAAACGCACTCAGTGCGTACACCGAGTGCGGATTAATTGGATGATTTGCTAGTGTTGCAGGGCAAAACCCCGCTGCAAACTTACTTGCCCTTGGCCTGCACAACCGGAGCGGGAGCAGGAGCGGTAGTTTGCTGTTGCTGCTGCTGCTGGGAGCAAGAAGCGACCAGGCAAGCGGCGCCGGCGATGGCGAGGATAGCGATGTTCTTCATAATTCGAATTAAATACAGTGTTTATTAACTACTGGAACCTCCGCATCCACGGAGGTTTGCTGGGACCAATGTAAATGGTGGCAAGTAGAAATCAAGAGATTTTCTTGTTCCATGTCACGGCATTACAGAAAAGAGCAGGACCCCCGGTTTCTGGAGTCCTGCTCTTGTTGACGCGTTATGGAAAACGGTTTGTTTCAACCCCGTTTTTTACGCTTGCAGACTGGCCCCAAGCTCAATGATCGAGTAGTCTCCGTCCGGTCTCCGGTACACGATCTGGAGCACGTCGCGCCGTGCATTCCTGTAGAGCACGAAGGGCTTATCGGAAAGTTCCAATTCCATGATAGCCTCTTCCTTGTAAAGCTTTTTGAGATTGTAGCTTTCTCTGTGAATGAGCAGGGGTTCCGGGTCTTCTTGGGAATCTCCGGGGTAATCCAGCACGGAATCGTCATATACCGTTTCATCCAGTTTGCGGATAGTTTCCTGGTGATGGGGACGGAAATTCTTCATCAGGCGCGTTTTATGCTTGCGCATGCGGCGCATGATTTTGGTGATCGTCTCATCAACGCAGGCGTACATGTCCGTCCCTTCCGTGGACGCGTCAATGGTGATATGGTCTGAACAGAACAGGATTACCTGGGAAATCTTGCGGTCGCGTTGCACATCAAGCAATACTTTAACCTCCATAATGCGCGGGAAATCCAGGCGGATCCCTTCAATCTTTTTCGTTACGAATTCCCGAATCGCGTCTGTGACTTCCACGTGGCGCCCCGTGATCGTAATGGGTGTGTTTACGTTTACCTTTTGCATTGTCGTACCTCTTTCTAGTTGATGTTAATGCGCGGACTCCCGGTCCGCACCTTTCAAGATATACAGATTTGACAATGTTTGTCGAGGAATCCTTTCTTTTTTTCGTGTGCAGGGAAAGGAGTTTTTCCTTTTCCGTTCCCATTTGCCGGAACCGGGCGGCTCTCCTACCTGTTGTGAGCCAATCAATCGGGGAGCGGCTGTTCCCGTTTATTGCCTTCCTGCGTCTCCGGAATGCGTTTCAGGGCTTCTGTCATACAACTGCGGGCATAAAAAAATTATTTGAAAGTACTTGACATGCCGCGGAAATGGATTATAACGGTTGCGCACTCCTCTACGGATGCTCTCTAAATCGCGGGATGGAGCAGCCAGGTAGCTCGTCAGGCTCATAACCTGAAGGTCGCAGGTTCAAATCCTGCTCCCGTAACCATTTGAAGGCCCTGCAAGCAATAAGCTTGCGGGGCTTTTTCGTTACGGTTGGAAAAGCATCCGGCAGGTATTGGGAACCTGTTGTTTTCGAGAGCTTTTTGACTTTTCAAGCTGCCGGGTTATGGCCGGCCGGCCTGCAAGATCGTGGAACGTGTATTTAATTCCGGCGACCGGGATTTGGAATCCATCATGACTCCGTGGGGAATTGGCATGAATATGGCATGGCTGGATGCCAGGCCGGCGGTGGATGGGATTTCCGCAGTCGTGAACCGGGGTTTTTCTCACAAGTATCCTGTGGCTAACGGTTCCCAGGACCATGGCACGGTTTTGTTGATGGACCCGCGGCATTCCGCCGCGCAGGAGGGCAGTTTCCGGAGCCGGGGGAATAGGTCGCCAGAGGGTACCCATAAGGGCTTCAGCGCGCTTGATTCATTT
This region of Akkermansia muciniphila genomic DNA includes:
- the hpf gene encoding ribosome hibernation-promoting factor, HPF/YfiA family is translated as MQKVNVNTPITITGRHVEVTDAIREFVTKKIEGIRLDFPRIMEVKVLLDVQRDRKISQVILFCSDHITIDASTEGTDMYACVDETITKIMRRMRKHKTRLMKNFRPHHQETIRKLDETVYDDSVLDYPGDSQEDPEPLLIHRESYNLKKLYKEEAIMELELSDKPFVLYRNARRDVLQIVYRRPDGDYSIIELGASLQA
- a CDS encoding ABC-F family ATP-binding cassette domain-containing protein — translated: MLTIKNLTKSHAGRTLFRETEMTINWGERVALVGPNGAGKSTLFRMILGEDAPDEGSISMDEYAIVGYLPQEASEPKDETVLEIALGITPEMEQAIHIIRTAENANKTDTPEYAEAIDTFNAANGYQLEPKAKKILKGLAFRESDFHRPAREMSGGWIMRAYLAKLLVLEPDLLMLDEPTNHLDLLSLLWLQRYLKNYPGAILMISHDRDFMDELVESVYDIDNEELVEYRGNYSDFLQQKDVRFEQLQAAYRNQQKEIAHIQEFIDRFRSINSKAGQVQSRIKQLEKMKLIQKPVARRKVFKFNFPQPPRSTQKVIELEKVCQSYGDRRVYENLDLLVERGERTVLVGPNGAGKSTLLKILAGIIPIDSGQRTPGTTTRIGYFSQARTENLNPENTVLEEIMKCSAEIREEEARSILGSFLFRRLDVEKRVSVLSGGEKSRLSLVKFLVDPPNLLLMDEPTTHLDLLSVEALVQALKHYEGTLVFISHDVHFIRSLAQKTLHVNRGTITAYAGGYDYYLEKSGILDDEKGGVTAE